A single region of the Eulemur rufifrons isolate Redbay chromosome 8, OSU_ERuf_1, whole genome shotgun sequence genome encodes:
- the LEPROT gene encoding leptin receptor gene-related protein — MAGVKALVALSFSGAIGLTFLMLGCALEDYGVYWPLFVLIFHAVSPIPHFIAKRVTYDSDAASSACRELAYFFTTGIVVSAFGFPVILARVAVIKWGACGLVLAGNAVIFLTIQGFFLVFGREDDFSWDRW; from the exons CTCTTGTGGCATTATCCTTCAGTGGGGCTATTGGGCTGACTTTTCTTATGCTGGGCTGTGCCTTAGAGGACTATGG CGTTTACTGGCCCTTGTTCGTCCTGATTTTCCACGCCGTCTCCCCCATTCCCCATTTCATTGCCAAGAGAGTCACATACGACTCTGATGCAGCCAGTAGTGCCTGTCGGGAACTGGCATATTTCTTCACTACTGGAATTGTTGTTTCTGCCTTTGGATTTCCTGTTATTCTTGCTCGTGTGGCTGTG ATCAAATGGGGAGCCTGTGGCCTCGTGCTGGCAGGCAATGCAGTCATTTTCCTTACAATTCAAGGTTTTTTCCTTGTATTTGGAAGAGAAGATGATTTTAGCTGGGACCGGTGGTAG